One genomic region from Amycolatopsis sp. FBCC-B4732 encodes:
- a CDS encoding PEP/pyruvate-binding domain-containing protein gives MSLTDVVAPSPAPENVAALVGERLSLSALHQLGGTLGGYSFVKVVVDREKSVIHFLNDARHSFHAIYIGEEILGVPGERVRAEIDSYNQAFYHGPDRRFLLGILARHPQMLSLETVEVDTMPAALIREFHAFVAEHVDPALPLVFKPANQLQERIVREIPAAELPRVFAHELFSTAPFVALNPGTATGRLRAFRTEAEYRAATLDWTDIIVMDRVPDDVPRLSGIINARHTTPLSHTNVLATGWQIPNAVQLGALAEIERRGLDGKWVEYTVDTQALSLREIPEPPAATPPSWYAQRVTLEQPEADHSPIVNLARLRAADRHRYGTKAANLGELHHVLARGSQRLLGFYQVPRPPRENLLPYLARLLDVPTGPTASDHRAEPTVPDQPAAPGRFAAEDRFAGADQPAAISRFAAEDRFAVADQPAAPGRFAGADSATSPAVADLTVAARRLLDERVRVPRGIALPFSLQRRFLESSPRIQQAIGKLKMALELDAREIEPLCVELQTLIRSARMPGALAGEIDSALVSQLAGVRAFVVRSSSNAEDLAGFSAAGIYESLNHVTTAERIFASVKEVWASLVSVRSVRLRRQAGISLDDCYMGVVIQEQVTADFGGVLVTTNPMNRADFRTVYVNVSPRVTDVVEGSVLPMQYLYSTVEGGGRTVSLGDAPEDLDEAAHAQLQRLAVAGRLLQGHFSPDYTFDSPVDVEWLADRDHIHIVQLRPYSV, from the coding sequence GTGTCCCTGACCGATGTGGTCGCCCCCAGTCCTGCCCCCGAGAACGTCGCCGCACTGGTCGGCGAACGCCTTTCGCTGTCCGCCCTCCACCAGCTGGGCGGCACCCTCGGCGGCTATTCCTTCGTGAAGGTCGTGGTGGACCGGGAAAAGTCGGTGATCCACTTCCTGAACGACGCGCGGCATTCCTTTCACGCGATCTATATCGGCGAAGAGATCCTCGGCGTCCCCGGGGAACGGGTGCGCGCGGAGATCGACTCGTACAACCAGGCTTTCTACCACGGCCCGGATCGCCGGTTCCTGCTCGGCATTCTGGCCCGGCACCCGCAGATGCTTTCGCTGGAGACGGTCGAGGTCGACACGATGCCGGCCGCGCTGATCCGCGAGTTCCACGCCTTCGTCGCCGAGCACGTCGACCCGGCGCTGCCGCTGGTGTTCAAGCCGGCCAACCAGCTGCAGGAACGGATCGTCCGGGAGATCCCGGCGGCCGAGCTGCCCCGCGTCTTCGCGCACGAGCTGTTCTCGACGGCGCCGTTCGTGGCGCTGAACCCCGGCACGGCCACCGGCCGGCTGCGCGCGTTCCGCACCGAGGCCGAGTACCGGGCGGCGACGCTGGACTGGACGGACATCATCGTGATGGACCGCGTCCCCGACGACGTCCCGCGGCTGTCGGGCATCATCAACGCCCGGCACACGACGCCGCTGTCGCACACCAACGTGCTGGCCACCGGCTGGCAGATCCCGAACGCGGTCCAGCTCGGCGCGCTCGCCGAGATCGAGCGCCGCGGCCTCGACGGCAAGTGGGTCGAGTACACGGTGGATACGCAGGCGCTGTCCCTGCGCGAGATCCCCGAGCCGCCCGCCGCGACGCCGCCGAGCTGGTACGCCCAGCGCGTCACGCTGGAGCAGCCGGAAGCCGACCACAGCCCGATCGTGAACCTCGCCCGCCTGCGCGCGGCCGACCGCCACCGCTACGGCACCAAGGCGGCCAACCTCGGCGAGCTGCACCACGTGCTGGCACGCGGCTCCCAGCGGCTGCTCGGCTTCTACCAGGTGCCGCGCCCGCCGAGGGAGAACCTGCTGCCGTACCTGGCCCGGCTGCTGGACGTCCCCACCGGCCCGACGGCATCCGACCACCGCGCCGAGCCCACGGTTCCCGACCAGCCCGCGGCTCCGGGGCGGTTCGCGGCTGAGGACCGGTTCGCGGGTGCGGACCAGCCTGCGGCTATAAGCCGGTTCGCGGCTGAGGACCGGTTCGCGGTTGCCGACCAGCCCGCAGCTCCGGGCCGGTTCGCGGGTGCCGACTCCGCCACCAGCCCCGCGGTCGCCGACCTGACCGTCGCGGCCCGCCGGCTGCTCGACGAGCGCGTGCGCGTCCCCCGCGGGATCGCCCTGCCGTTCTCGCTGCAGCGGCGGTTCCTGGAGTCGTCGCCGCGGATCCAGCAGGCCATCGGCAAGCTGAAGATGGCCCTGGAGCTGGACGCGCGAGAGATCGAGCCGCTGTGCGTCGAGCTGCAGACGCTGATCCGGTCGGCCCGCATGCCCGGCGCGCTGGCCGGCGAGATCGACTCCGCGCTGGTGTCCCAGCTGGCCGGCGTGCGCGCGTTCGTCGTGCGCAGTTCGTCGAACGCCGAAGACCTCGCCGGGTTCTCGGCCGCCGGGATCTACGAGTCGCTCAACCACGTCACCACCGCCGAGCGGATCTTCGCCAGTGTTAAGGAGGTCTGGGCGTCGCTGGTGTCGGTGCGCAGCGTCCGCCTGCGCCGCCAGGCCGGGATCTCCCTCGACGACTGCTACATGGGTGTCGTGATCCAGGAGCAGGTCACGGCCGACTTCGGCGGCGTGCTGGTGACGACGAACCCGATGAACCGCGCGGACTTCCGCACGGTCTACGTCAACGTGTCGCCCCGGGTCACCGACGTCGTCGAGGGCTCGGTCCTGCCGATGCAGTACCTGTATTCGACGGTCGAGGGCGGCGGCCGCACGGTGTCGCTGGGCGACGCGCCCGAGGACCTCGACGAAGCCGCCCACGCGCAGCTGCAACGGCTCGCCGTCGCCGGTCGCCTGCTGCAGGGCCACTTCTCGCCCGACTACACGTTCGATTCGCCGGTGGACGTCGAGTGGCTCGCCGACCGCGACCACATCCACATCGTGCAGCTGCGTCCGTATTCCGTTTGA
- a CDS encoding MFS transporter, with protein sequence MLGFRLPAKPAVQRAVRLTYGFQFFFGLLLWVPIFYQYQKLVGLSDSEIFGIQSIYYVVFCLLEIPTGLIADRFDYRTSLTAGAGVLVVANLVPVFLGSYPGFLLHFILIALARSLVSGAQSAYLYEYLHAHGEGEHYLRVEGVGRAYSLVGKIVYWPVIGLLMTWNLPSPYWLTAINAAVALALACKLPPIPGGRRTSGKTASLLSGVGGAVAALRSSRWLALLMVQGIAMFTLVRICQVNLFQPILESKSLSVNWYGAVLAAMTVFEALGAARPHRLRRAIGPVGSVFTLTIVMASCLGLLVWAGPFPAVVLLCVFAVATGIAFPVQKQLLNDSIPDSRYRATLLSMESIVDRAVCALVAVALGAYLAAGQLNEFLLLTAVVTCAAMGLLALLLLAVRKHRSDRRVPVVRAPAPETVSR encoded by the coding sequence ATGCTGGGCTTTCGCCTGCCCGCGAAACCGGCCGTCCAGCGCGCCGTCCGGCTGACCTACGGGTTCCAGTTCTTCTTCGGCCTGCTGCTGTGGGTGCCGATCTTCTACCAGTACCAGAAGCTCGTCGGCCTCTCCGACAGCGAGATCTTCGGCATCCAGAGCATCTACTACGTCGTGTTCTGCCTGCTGGAGATCCCGACGGGCCTGATCGCCGACCGCTTCGACTACCGCACCTCGCTGACGGCGGGCGCCGGCGTGCTGGTGGTGGCGAACCTGGTGCCGGTGTTCCTGGGCTCGTACCCCGGGTTCCTGCTGCACTTCATCCTGATCGCCCTGGCCCGCTCGCTCGTGTCCGGCGCGCAAAGCGCGTACCTGTACGAGTACCTGCACGCCCACGGCGAAGGAGAGCACTACCTCCGCGTCGAGGGTGTCGGCCGTGCGTACAGCCTGGTCGGCAAGATCGTGTACTGGCCGGTGATCGGCCTGCTGATGACGTGGAACCTCCCTTCCCCGTACTGGCTGACGGCGATCAACGCGGCCGTGGCGCTGGCGCTCGCCTGCAAGCTCCCGCCGATCCCCGGCGGCCGACGCACCTCGGGCAAGACGGCGTCGCTGCTGTCGGGCGTCGGCGGCGCGGTGGCCGCGCTGCGGTCGTCCCGGTGGCTGGCTTTGCTGATGGTGCAGGGCATCGCGATGTTCACCCTCGTCCGGATCTGCCAGGTGAACCTGTTCCAGCCGATCCTGGAGTCGAAGTCGCTTTCGGTGAACTGGTACGGCGCCGTCCTGGCCGCGATGACGGTCTTCGAAGCACTCGGCGCGGCCCGCCCTCACCGCCTCCGCCGCGCGATCGGCCCGGTGGGCTCGGTGTTCACGCTGACGATCGTGATGGCGTCGTGCCTCGGCCTGCTGGTCTGGGCGGGGCCCTTCCCGGCGGTGGTGCTGCTGTGCGTCTTCGCGGTGGCGACCGGCATCGCGTTCCCGGTGCAGAAGCAGCTGCTGAACGACTCCATCCCGGACTCCCGCTACCGCGCGACCCTGCTGTCCATGGAGTCCATTGTGGACCGCGCGGTGTGCGCGCTGGTGGCGGTGGCACTGGGCGCGTACCTGGCGGCCGGGCAGCTGAACGAGTTCCTGCTGCTGACGGCCGTGGTCACGTGCGCCGCGATGGGGCTGCTGGCGCTGCTCCTGCTCGCGGTCCGCAAGCACCGCTCCGACCGCCGGGTGCCGGTGGTCCGCGCACCGGCGCCTGAAACCGTCAGTCGATGA
- a CDS encoding regulatory protein RecX, translating into MARAPKVPPAELPPEERYKKAKEICYDLLAVRARTQEELRQALRRKGFDEETSETLLGKLDRAGLVNDAEFAELWVKSRHETQGLSRTALMAELRRKGVDDEVAAQAAGEVDRESEEQMARELVRKRLGSLGNVDEQTALRRLLGFLARKGYPQGLAYSVIKEELREYGAESTLLDDAFID; encoded by the coding sequence GTGGCGAGGGCGCCGAAGGTTCCGCCGGCGGAGCTGCCTCCCGAGGAGCGCTACAAGAAGGCCAAGGAGATCTGTTACGACCTCCTGGCCGTGCGCGCGCGGACTCAGGAGGAGCTCCGGCAGGCTTTGCGCCGCAAGGGGTTCGACGAGGAGACCAGCGAGACCCTGCTCGGCAAGCTCGACCGGGCGGGGTTGGTGAACGACGCCGAGTTCGCGGAGCTGTGGGTCAAGTCCCGGCACGAGACCCAGGGCCTGTCCCGCACCGCGCTGATGGCCGAGTTGCGGCGCAAAGGCGTCGACGACGAGGTCGCGGCGCAGGCGGCGGGCGAGGTCGACCGCGAGTCCGAGGAGCAGATGGCCAGGGAACTGGTCCGCAAGCGCCTCGGCTCGCTGGGCAACGTCGACGAACAGACGGCGTTGCGGCGGCTGCTCGGCTTCCTGGCCCGCAAGGGCTACCCGCAGGGGCTGGCGTACAGCGTCATCAAGGAGGAACTCCGCGAGTACGGCGCGGAGTCCACCCTCCTCGACGACGCCTTCATCGACTGA
- the recA gene encoding recombinase RecA → MPAAPDKDKALELALAQIDKQYGKGSVMRLGQDGRAPVSVIPTGAIALDVALGIGGLPRGRVVEIYGPESSGKTTVALHAVANAQRAGGIAAFIDAEHALDPEYAKKLGVDTDALLVSQPDTGEQALEIADMLIRSGALDILVIDSVAALVPRAEIEGEMGDSHVGLQARLMSQALRKMTGAMNNSGTTAIFINQLREKIGVMFGSPETTTGGKALKFYASVRLDVRRIETLKDGGEPVGNRTRVKVVKNKMAPPFKQAEFDILYGHGVSREGSLIDMGVDQAILRKSGAWYTYEGDQLGQGKENARKFLRDNPDIANEIEKRIKEKLGIGAQVDAEAVEAVPAPVDF, encoded by the coding sequence ATGCCTGCAGCACCCGACAAGGACAAGGCGCTCGAGCTCGCGCTCGCGCAGATCGACAAGCAGTACGGCAAGGGCTCGGTCATGCGGCTCGGCCAGGACGGCCGCGCGCCCGTCTCCGTGATCCCGACCGGTGCGATCGCCCTCGACGTCGCGCTCGGCATCGGCGGGCTGCCCCGCGGCCGCGTGGTCGAGATCTACGGCCCGGAGTCCTCCGGTAAGACGACGGTCGCCCTGCACGCGGTGGCCAACGCGCAGCGCGCCGGCGGCATCGCGGCGTTCATCGACGCGGAGCACGCGCTGGACCCGGAGTACGCCAAGAAGCTCGGCGTCGACACCGACGCGCTGCTCGTCTCGCAGCCGGACACCGGTGAGCAGGCGCTCGAGATCGCGGACATGCTGATCCGCTCCGGCGCGCTCGACATCCTGGTCATCGACTCCGTGGCCGCGCTCGTGCCGCGCGCCGAGATCGAGGGCGAGATGGGTGACTCGCACGTCGGTCTCCAGGCCCGCCTGATGAGCCAGGCGCTGCGCAAGATGACCGGTGCGATGAACAACTCCGGCACCACCGCGATCTTCATCAACCAGCTGCGCGAGAAGATCGGCGTCATGTTCGGCTCCCCGGAGACCACGACCGGTGGTAAGGCGCTGAAGTTCTACGCGTCGGTCCGGCTCGACGTGCGCCGCATCGAGACGCTCAAGGACGGCGGCGAGCCGGTCGGCAACCGCACCCGCGTCAAGGTCGTCAAGAACAAGATGGCCCCGCCCTTCAAACAGGCCGAGTTCGACATCCTGTACGGCCACGGCGTCTCCCGCGAGGGTTCGCTCATCGACATGGGTGTCGACCAGGCGATCCTGCGCAAGTCCGGCGCCTGGTACACCTACGAGGGCGACCAGCTCGGCCAGGGCAAGGAGAACGCGCGGAAGTTCCTGCGCGACAACCCGGACATCGCCAACGAGATCGAGAAGCGCATCAAGGAGAAGCTGGGCATCGGCGCACAGGTCGACGCCGAGGCCGTCGAAGCTGTTCCGGCGCCGGTCGACTTCTGA
- a CDS encoding DUF3046 domain-containing protein — translation MRITVFRRLMAEEFGPGRAQVLARDHVISGLGGRTVDQALTAGIPAKEVWREVCDAFDVPFERR, via the coding sequence ATGCGCATCACGGTTTTCCGGCGGCTGATGGCCGAGGAGTTCGGCCCCGGACGGGCCCAGGTACTGGCCAGGGACCACGTCATCAGCGGGCTCGGCGGGCGCACCGTCGACCAGGCGCTGACCGCGGGAATCCCGGCGAAAGAGGTCTGGCGAGAGGTCTGTGACGCCTTCGATGTCCCCTTCGAACGGCGCTGA
- a CDS encoding Hsp70 family protein, which produces MRILSVDLGTSNTVAVLSAHGMPPRVVEVDGSANMPSAVFATEEGTIMVGRDAERRARLDPTRFEPNPKRRIDEQTLLLGTDVVPVTDALAAILRRVLEETTRQLGGEQPDEVRLTHPAQWGQTRRNVLMSAARLAGMGQNILLVPEPVAAAAHFASFPGKSLAPGQALAVYDLGAGTFDVAVVGATQNGFTVLAEDGLPDLGGLDVDQALMVHVGREVSHSDPQRWQRLLRPESTGDRRTRRALQEDVKAAKEALSRHPQTEVPMPEPFKDVLVTRGELEGLVRPAMLRSVELLSRTLRSSGLSPDRLAGIYLVGGSSRLPLVGAMIAEKLGVVPGSLDQPETAVALGAQHVARDGMGARTQNVEGAVAAGAGPHRPQYAPPPPPQQQQYPGYANFPPSGPQPMPSNFPAYSPAAATEQAEPKSGGKKKLLIGIAAAVVVVLAAGLTFFLTSSSSVPTYTADQCRTPGQADDKGLTGCLRQLAGKIADTGDCKAGMGNGPAAPAKSLGVASTCSAPGRAGTQVTYVQGDSADTLKEYTDGLLTSAGGDRTEADWGGNGLKGHYSSAAGKTSAVLVFTVSDRPLVGFIYQLNSNDQAAATTPDTLANYFEASVQPGE; this is translated from the coding sequence GTGCGGATCCTGTCGGTGGACCTCGGGACGTCCAACACCGTCGCCGTGCTTTCGGCGCACGGCATGCCGCCCCGGGTCGTCGAGGTGGACGGCTCGGCCAACATGCCGTCGGCGGTCTTCGCCACCGAAGAGGGCACGATCATGGTCGGCCGCGACGCCGAGCGCCGCGCCCGCCTCGACCCGACGCGCTTCGAGCCGAACCCCAAGCGCCGCATCGACGAACAGACCCTGCTGCTCGGCACCGACGTCGTCCCGGTGACCGACGCGCTGGCCGCGATCCTGCGCCGCGTGCTCGAAGAAACCACCCGCCAGCTCGGCGGCGAGCAGCCCGACGAGGTCCGGCTGACCCACCCCGCGCAATGGGGCCAGACCCGCCGCAACGTCCTGATGTCCGCCGCCCGCCTCGCCGGGATGGGCCAGAACATCCTGCTGGTGCCCGAGCCCGTCGCCGCGGCGGCGCACTTCGCGTCGTTCCCCGGCAAGTCGCTCGCGCCCGGGCAGGCCCTCGCGGTCTACGACCTCGGCGCGGGCACCTTCGACGTCGCCGTCGTCGGCGCCACGCAGAACGGCTTCACCGTGCTCGCCGAGGACGGCCTGCCCGACCTCGGCGGCCTCGACGTCGACCAGGCGCTGATGGTGCACGTCGGGCGCGAGGTCTCGCACTCGGACCCGCAGCGCTGGCAGCGGCTGCTGCGGCCCGAGTCCACCGGCGACCGGCGCACCCGGCGCGCGCTGCAGGAAGACGTGAAGGCGGCCAAGGAGGCGCTGTCGCGGCACCCGCAGACCGAGGTGCCGATGCCCGAGCCGTTCAAGGACGTCCTCGTCACGCGCGGTGAGCTGGAGGGCCTGGTCCGGCCGGCGATGCTGCGCAGCGTCGAGCTGCTGTCGCGGACGCTGCGCTCGTCGGGGCTGAGCCCGGACCGGCTGGCCGGCATCTACCTCGTCGGCGGGTCGAGCCGGCTGCCGCTGGTCGGGGCGATGATCGCGGAGAAGCTCGGCGTCGTGCCGGGCAGCCTGGACCAGCCGGAGACGGCGGTGGCGCTCGGTGCTCAGCACGTCGCCCGCGACGGCATGGGCGCGCGGACGCAGAACGTCGAAGGCGCGGTGGCGGCCGGCGCCGGGCCGCACCGCCCGCAGTACGCGCCGCCGCCTCCGCCGCAGCAACAGCAGTACCCGGGGTACGCGAACTTCCCGCCCAGCGGGCCGCAGCCGATGCCGTCGAACTTCCCCGCGTACTCGCCCGCCGCGGCCACCGAGCAGGCCGAGCCGAAGTCCGGCGGCAAGAAGAAGCTGCTCATCGGGATCGCGGCCGCGGTCGTCGTGGTGCTCGCCGCGGGGCTGACCTTCTTCCTGACGTCGTCGTCTTCGGTGCCGACCTACACCGCGGACCAGTGCAGGACGCCGGGTCAGGCGGACGACAAGGGCCTCACCGGCTGCCTGCGCCAGCTCGCCGGGAAGATCGCCGACACCGGCGACTGCAAGGCGGGCATGGGCAACGGCCCGGCGGCGCCGGCGAAGAGCCTCGGCGTGGCCTCGACCTGCTCCGCGCCCGGCCGCGCGGGCACGCAGGTGACCTACGTCCAGGGCGACAGCGCCGACACGCTCAAGGAGTACACCGACGGCCTGCTCACCTCCGCGGGCGGCGACCGCACCGAGGCCGACTGGGGCGGCAACGGGCTCAAGGGCCACTACTCGTCCGCGGCGGGCAAGACGTCGGCGGTGCTCGTGTTCACGGTGTCGGACCGGCCGCTGGTGGGCTTCATCTACCAGCTGAATTCGAACGACCAGGCGGCGGCGACCACACCGGACACGCTGGCCAACTACTTCGAGGCGAGCGTCCAGCCGGGGGAGTAG
- a CDS encoding four-carbon acid sugar kinase family protein has translation MPQLLVLGDDLTGSNASGALNARLGLRAVSVTASLEPDAPCFRADSGIDALAVNLGTRHASPSHAERAVRRAIELTGPVELTVKRVDTTLRGNVGVETEAESPAARDPLAPVASSRVRTLLGPTRCELSELPLDVVEEGVDAVEAALRCPAGLVVCDATTNRHLTTVAKAAARLAAEGTKWISVDSGPFGVRLAAAPGLAPGHGTVPPVLAVIGGITGQTHDQLLETELVPDARYVDVEAGRPDPPAVAAAAGQLLAAGHRVAGIRTRAPATGTRADPAVAARIPPALGEAARPVPGAHRIGGLYASGGDIAVAVTKSPGAEGFEIDTEVLPPAVAGRLSGGPHAGLPFATKGGLTGGRDAAVACPEHLNHVLATGRNNP, from the coding sequence ATGCCCCAGCTGCTCGTCCTCGGGGACGACCTCACGGGCAGCAACGCTTCCGGAGCGCTCAACGCCCGCCTCGGGCTGCGCGCGGTTTCGGTCACCGCATCGCTGGAGCCGGACGCGCCCTGCTTCCGCGCGGACAGCGGGATCGACGCACTGGCGGTGAACCTGGGTACCCGGCACGCTTCGCCGTCACACGCCGAGCGGGCGGTCCGCCGCGCGATCGAGCTCACCGGGCCGGTCGAGCTGACGGTGAAACGCGTGGACACGACGCTGCGCGGCAACGTCGGCGTGGAGACCGAAGCCGAAAGCCCCGCCGCGCGCGACCCCCTGGCGCCGGTCGCGTCCTCGCGCGTCCGCACCCTCCTCGGGCCGACCCGCTGCGAACTCTCCGAACTGCCGCTGGACGTCGTCGAAGAGGGCGTGGACGCGGTCGAAGCGGCCCTGCGGTGCCCCGCCGGGCTCGTCGTCTGCGACGCCACGACGAACCGGCACCTCACCACCGTCGCCAAGGCCGCGGCCCGGCTGGCGGCCGAGGGCACGAAGTGGATCTCCGTCGACTCCGGGCCCTTCGGCGTCCGGCTGGCCGCGGCGCCGGGCCTCGCGCCCGGCCACGGCACCGTCCCGCCGGTGCTCGCGGTGATCGGCGGCATCACCGGCCAGACCCACGACCAGCTGCTGGAAACCGAGCTGGTGCCGGACGCGCGGTACGTCGACGTCGAGGCGGGCCGGCCCGATCCACCGGCCGTCGCGGCGGCGGCCGGGCAGCTACTGGCAGCCGGGCACCGGGTCGCCGGCATCCGCACGCGCGCCCCCGCCACGGGCACGAGGGCCGACCCGGCGGTCGCGGCACGGATCCCGCCGGCGCTCGGCGAAGCGGCCCGGCCGGTGCCCGGCGCGCACCGGATCGGCGGGCTCTACGCCTCCGGCGGCGACATCGCCGTCGCGGTCACGAAGTCCCCCGGGGCCGAAGGCTTCGAGATCGACACCGAAGTCCTGCCGCCGGCGGTCGCCGGGCGGCTCTCCGGCGGTCCGCACGCCGGGCTGCCCTTCGCCACCAAGGGCGGGTTGACCGGCGGCCGGGACGCCGCCGTCGCCTGCCCGGAACACCTGAACCACGTGCTGGCCACCGGAAGGAACAACCCGTGA
- the pdxA gene encoding 4-hydroxythreonine-4-phosphate dehydrogenase PdxA, with translation MSDLPLLAVTLGDPVGIGPEITLKTLAEPESLQLARGVAVGDAIVLERLVRHLGLHLEVNPIATVADARFTTGVIDVLNLGVVREDLPWGEVNATAGAAAVGAIEVATRLALAGEVDAVVTAPINKEAIWAAGSQHLGHTEMLGELTGSTRYNTMFWVSGLKIFFATRHLSLREAINRITRENIEHAIREAYTALEVFGTEKPRLAVAALNPHGGENGKFGDEEIVAIAPAVAAARAAGLDVIGPIPADSVFHQGIQGHFDGVLSLYHDQGHIASKTYDFDGTVSVTVGLPILRTSVDHGTAFDIAGTGRASHRTMVAAFKAAATLAPYARKLPAIYPPGVR, from the coding sequence GTGAGCGACCTCCCCCTCCTCGCCGTCACCCTCGGCGACCCCGTGGGCATCGGCCCGGAGATCACCCTCAAGACCCTCGCCGAGCCCGAGTCCCTGCAGCTGGCGCGCGGGGTCGCGGTCGGCGACGCGATCGTGCTGGAACGCCTGGTCCGCCACCTCGGCCTGCACCTGGAGGTCAACCCGATCGCCACGGTCGCCGACGCGCGCTTCACCACCGGCGTGATCGACGTCCTCAACCTCGGCGTCGTCCGGGAAGACCTGCCGTGGGGCGAGGTCAACGCGACCGCGGGCGCGGCGGCGGTCGGCGCGATCGAGGTCGCCACCCGGCTCGCGCTGGCCGGCGAGGTCGACGCGGTCGTGACCGCGCCGATCAACAAGGAGGCGATCTGGGCGGCCGGCTCGCAGCACCTCGGGCACACCGAGATGCTCGGCGAGCTGACCGGCTCGACCCGGTACAACACCATGTTCTGGGTGTCGGGGCTGAAGATCTTCTTCGCCACCCGGCACCTTTCGCTGCGCGAAGCGATCAACCGGATCACGCGGGAGAACATCGAGCACGCGATCCGCGAGGCGTACACCGCGCTTGAAGTCTTCGGCACCGAGAAACCGAGACTCGCCGTGGCCGCGCTGAACCCGCACGGCGGCGAGAACGGCAAGTTCGGCGACGAGGAGATCGTCGCGATCGCGCCCGCGGTGGCCGCCGCGCGCGCCGCGGGGCTCGACGTGATCGGCCCGATCCCGGCGGATTCCGTGTTCCACCAAGGAATCCAGGGCCACTTCGACGGCGTGCTCTCGCTCTACCACGACCAGGGGCACATCGCGTCGAAGACGTACGACTTCGACGGCACGGTCTCGGTGACGGTCGGCCTGCCGATCCTGCGCACGTCGGTCGACCACGGCACGGCGTTCGACATCGCCGGCACCGGCCGGGCGTCGCACCGCACGATGGTCGCGGCGTTCAAGGCCGCGGCGACCCTGGCGCCGTACGCGCGGAAGCTGCCCGCGATCTACCCACCGGGCGTCCGGTGA
- a CDS encoding MFS transporter, which yields MIPRKRWAYVIPVAVVMYMLAYLDRTNVAVILPYIGDDFPLSASAKGLASGIFFLGYLVLQIPAAVLAVKWSARKTVLILMVAWAVAAVLCGLVRNETQLHLARLLLGLFEGGVWPAVLILLASWFPQAERARANALWMTCLPISAIVMSPLSGLMLDHMSWRWVFVLQGLPPLLWAVVWWFAVADRPAGARWISAEEREYLESTLKAEEDAKPAFAKQGYRQALANHQVLLLIGVYFFWITGFYGFSLWLPSVVKTMTGGSATAVGFLSAVPYVLALAGMVACAHWSDRTGNRRLAVTVPLLVAIAGLLLGNLVHWPAAVQLVLLCVVATGVYMPYGPFWAIPSRILGIGVVAVAMGLINALGNLGGFAGPYLVGWLTDVTGSATTGFVVLAAFLAVAAGLAFFGLKPAVVEDSAHVPAATRNP from the coding sequence GTGATCCCCCGCAAGCGCTGGGCGTACGTCATCCCGGTCGCGGTGGTCATGTACATGCTGGCCTACCTCGACCGCACGAACGTCGCGGTGATCCTGCCCTACATCGGCGACGACTTCCCGTTGTCCGCCAGTGCGAAGGGGCTGGCGAGCGGCATCTTCTTCCTCGGCTACCTCGTGCTGCAGATCCCGGCGGCCGTGCTGGCGGTGAAGTGGAGTGCCCGCAAGACGGTGCTGATCCTGATGGTCGCATGGGCGGTCGCGGCGGTGCTGTGCGGGCTGGTGCGGAACGAAACGCAGCTGCACCTGGCGCGGCTGCTGCTGGGGCTGTTCGAAGGCGGCGTGTGGCCCGCGGTGCTGATCCTGCTGGCGTCGTGGTTCCCGCAGGCGGAACGGGCCAGGGCGAACGCGCTGTGGATGACCTGCCTGCCGATCTCGGCGATCGTCATGTCGCCGCTGTCCGGGCTGATGCTCGACCACATGTCGTGGCGCTGGGTGTTCGTGCTCCAGGGCCTGCCGCCGCTGCTGTGGGCGGTCGTCTGGTGGTTCGCGGTGGCCGACCGGCCGGCCGGGGCCCGCTGGATCTCCGCCGAAGAGCGCGAGTACCTCGAAAGCACGTTGAAGGCCGAAGAGGACGCGAAGCCCGCGTTCGCGAAGCAGGGCTACCGGCAAGCGCTGGCGAACCACCAGGTGCTCCTGTTGATCGGCGTCTACTTCTTCTGGATCACCGGCTTCTACGGCTTTTCGCTCTGGCTGCCGTCGGTGGTGAAGACGATGACCGGCGGCTCGGCCACCGCGGTCGGGTTCCTGTCGGCCGTGCCGTACGTCCTCGCGCTGGCCGGGATGGTCGCGTGCGCGCACTGGTCCGACCGGACCGGCAACCGGCGGCTCGCGGTCACCGTGCCGCTGCTCGTCGCCATCGCCGGGCTCCTGCTCGGCAACCTCGTGCACTGGCCCGCGGCCGTGCAGCTGGTCCTGCTCTGCGTCGTCGCGACCGGCGTGTACATGCCGTACGGGCCGTTCTGGGCGATCCCCAGCCGGATCCTCGGCATCGGAGTGGTCGCCGTGGCGATGGGCCTGATCAACGCGCTCGGCAACCTCGGCGGGTTCGCCGGGCCCTACCTGGTCGGCTGGCTCACCGACGTCACCGGCAGCGCGACCACCGGGTTCGTGGTGCTGGCCGCGTTCCTCGCCGTGGCCGCCGGCCTGGCGTTCTTCGGGCTGAAACCGGCCGTCGTGGAAGACTCGGCGCATGTCCCAGCCGCGACCAGGAACCCGTGA